One Candidatus Ozemobacteraceae bacterium genomic window carries:
- a CDS encoding methyltransferase: MQEPFLDTDERLDEVVGTNLKLIQKIDGTAFAIDTLLLAEFAPLSKEIVRVADLGSGSGILAFMLKYRNPALCITGFEIQEEFHALARRNLDLNPRLINMDFERVDVREIPSRMLPESFDLVVMNPPYYPKGSGRLPERPGRAAARHELNGTLADFIEAAAYLLPYGAKLAMIIPAERFYEACSLFKQAHFGMKRVRFIIPKEGQPAHLVLIEAERFYNGAHEPVPNLTIHLADGRFSEELDRLFKTGLTRKIG, translated from the coding sequence ATGCAGGAGCCATTTCTCGACACCGATGAACGCCTCGACGAGGTCGTCGGCACAAACCTGAAGCTGATCCAGAAGATCGACGGCACCGCCTTTGCCATCGACACGCTTCTGCTGGCCGAGTTCGCGCCCCTTTCGAAGGAGATCGTCCGGGTCGCCGACCTGGGTTCGGGGAGCGGAATCCTCGCGTTCATGCTCAAATACCGGAACCCCGCGCTGTGCATCACCGGGTTCGAGATCCAGGAGGAGTTTCACGCCCTCGCCCGGCGCAATCTCGACCTGAACCCACGCCTCATCAACATGGATTTCGAGCGGGTCGACGTGCGGGAAATCCCTTCGCGCATGCTGCCCGAGTCGTTCGACCTGGTGGTCATGAACCCGCCCTACTACCCGAAAGGAAGCGGCCGCCTTCCCGAGCGGCCGGGGCGGGCCGCTGCACGGCACGAACTGAACGGGACGCTCGCAGATTTCATCGAGGCAGCCGCGTATCTTCTGCCCTACGGGGCGAAACTGGCGATGATCATTCCAGCCGAGCGGTTCTACGAGGCGTGCAGCTTGTTCAAACAAGCCCACTTCGGCATGAAACGTGTAAGGTTCATCATCCCCAAGGAGGGCCAGCCGGCGCATCTCGTGCTCATCGAAGCCGAGCGTTTCTACAACGGCGCCCACGAACCCGTTCCGAACCTCACGATCCACCTCGCCGACGGCCGCTTCAGCGAAGAACTCGACCGCCTCTTCAAAACCGGCCTCACGCGCAAGATCGGCTGA